One genomic window of Augochlora pura isolate Apur16 chromosome 5, APUR_v2.2.1, whole genome shotgun sequence includes the following:
- the Remo gene encoding remoulade isoform X3 — translation MMRIALVFLILTQARGKTVQTCPQYCTCKLGAQAEWLRVKCSNELQDIKNINFDSVSLELVQLDLSKNNIFDIDVDIFKNLTNLKRLDLSQNNITHIGEGCFNGLGNLERLDLSENQILSIDAYAFRKLSNLKRLDLSRNNISVMISSLFHDLLALEHLKLNENKLISLKEGTFYRLKSLKQLDLSGNPWKCDCELYWFSDWVHKSSVKLINAPKCTSPENIKGEFVKKLRYSENIQCQWAPPTIELRPIQNQVVFAGDSLTLKCRAPSITEDKNAKLSWLWYPNTTTNVVDLNAFSDPQKSLSNIKVDNRYLKDSGIVDSSLSIISVKEEHNGQWNCLLLSVNGNRTKSIIVIVISDQTRYCPLAVTKSNKGVYTWPKTVIGWRAELPCEGNHFSGSMQMPSKAFYHCNNTGYWEGLNTELCPYISQTTKSLEQFSKANLSLAKINLLETAKKFKNYTGQDIKVTDPIEVNFITQTIEKYLNFLVEEKDLGTILLDIVSSVSNLPKIILKRAEISFKSCTRLIKTVEKIVQFTPSIQSFRKNMALEEFKIKRNSFSGLICTWYTNVAFVGDSDSKFLQCTTNNRSTPINTKDKIIEASIHLPASLLEHSQEIITHQLMISAYSNNKLFPISDNIQSDFPNNNNNMDITSCVIGSKLFGISVKNLTEPVYVMLRIPTYYYSAKRLQPMVWDETLDKSGGWTSDGCHLRSELNNLILFHCNRLGYYGLLQDISFLDRSANSLLGAKFKYSNPAIYIGSTVTIICLIIIFVTYIICYTSIAMPKKAKHCVINTWFAVALLTFSYTVGIHQTENIQICQGVGLTLHYLSLCCLLWMAATASNMYNQFSKPDLEDIQNTELSDEPIPKPLLDVTAQSFEGTQGTENMDLELLEPSTNLPINRNSMHSAPVSSDIVDSEHTQIGQLKGQIVIFILYLISWFSAAAATAKPFSSYMLFDEIIFSILYSLFSSSLGIFLLFFYGIVRNDVKSEWLKMSCWLQKRKNRCCRTRSISDTNPVIPTHPLAQHLVPPLSNSQAIQVTSDSNSINSSRCTNRSQTCNAFKFTDALSNRESLPDVRKMANVNLVVLHRQQYRSNNSVTTYTEPTCVEMFYNPHQSGVARKFFRKQRRHTKNNNLGPRKQGDGGATSDAGSCMSAPRSNAKLDNSIGQTILSTSAKVNNTNIHVELNPITDSKNVNILSDSGGSMSEERNVPMRFVIGQESLLRNVNKINNNCRLQKTTSHESDVDVKSDEEKHLRNVSQQCSLEYSSEIESATQMTSEKSDHNLPEIYEIAETVVEDNFIRKRCQSMNESHETRQRHSKSNLQLLSHSNSMFCLPVDTAKPLRSNYCNSLNDIASLANSKNSEQSKSLLINAQCTENSILLNRVSVSRKSLNQCELFSEKKYSNSESTPNLEQALKLRYESLINAECVSNACTKEYNSCFPTEITLSNKNHTNVPQESKEKTINCLTDTRSLISSPCNIVKNFDSNSELENVNKNTNLNSIQQTEISKFYLKNQNIYLQVAKKETSV, via the exons ATGATGAGAATTGCACTtgtgtttttaatattgaccCAAGCAAGAGGAAAAACAGTACAAACATGTCCACAATATTGTACCTGCAAACTGGGTGCACAAGCAGAATGGTTACGTGTTAAATGTAGCAATGAATTGCaggatattaaaaacattaattttgacaGCGTCAGTTTGGAATTGGTGCAATT gGATttgagtaaaaataatatttttgacattgatgttgatatttttaaaaacttaacAAACCTTAAACGTTTGGATTTATCACAAAACAACATAACTCATATTGGTGAAGGTTGTTTCAATGGTCTTGGAAATTTAGAAAGACT agATTTAAGTGAGAACCAAATCTTATCCATAGATGCTTAtgcatttcgaaaattatccAATTTAAAAAGACT tgATTTATCAAGAAACAACATAAGTGTCATGATATCATCATTATTTCATGATTTACTGGCTTTAGAACATTT gaaattaaatgaaaataagttAATATCGTTGAAGGAAGGCACTTTTTATCGTCTTAAGTCCTTAAAACAATT AGATCTCTCTGGTAATCCATGGAAATGTGATTGTGAATTATACTGGTTTAGTGATTGGGTTCACAAGAGTTCtgttaaattaat TAATGCTCCAAAATGTACATCtcctgaaaatattaaaggagAATTCGTAAAAAAGTTAAGATActcagaaaatattcaatgccAATGGGCACCTCCTACAATAGAACTTCGACCTATCCAAAATCAAGTCGTTTTTGCTGGAGATTCATTGACTTTAAAGTGTAGAGCTCCAAGTATCACAGAggataaaaatgcaaaattgaGTTGGCTATGGTATCCTAACACTACTACCAATGTTGTGGatttaaatgcattttcaGATCCTCAAAAAAgtttatctaatattaaagTTGATAATCGATATCTTAAAGACAGTGGAATAGTAGAcag TTCACTAAGTATTATTTCAGTTAAAGAAGAACATAATGGGCAGTGGAATTGTTTATTACTTTCAGTGAATGGAAATAGAACGAAATCAATTATTGTGATCGTTATTTCTGATCAAACTCGTTATTGTCCTCTAGCAG TAACTAAGAGCAATAAGGGTGTTTACACATGGCCAAAAACTGTGATTGGATGGAGAGCAGAATTGCCATGCGAAGGCAATCATTTCTCAGGCTCAATGCAAATGCCATCAAAAGCGTTTTATCACTGCAACAACACGGGATATTGGGAAGGCCTAAACACAGAACTGTGTCCTTATATATCCCAAACAACGAAAAGcttagaacaattttctaaagcTAATCTTTCTCTTgcaaagattaatttattggaaactgccaaaaaatttaaaaattacacagGACAAGACATAAAAGTAACCGATCCTATtgaagtaaattttataactcaaaccatagagaaatatttgaactttttagttGAAGAAAAAGATCTTGGAACTATATTACTTGATATTGTCAGTTCTGTGAGTAATTTGccaaaaatcatattaaaacgagccgaaatttcattcaagtCATGTACAAGGCTAATAAAAACAGTGGAAAAAATAGTGCAATTTACTCCATCAATACAATCGTTcagaaaaaatatggctttagaagaatttaagataAAACGCAACAGCTTTTCTGGATTGATATGTACATGGTACACTAATGTTGCTTTTGTTGGCGACTCGGACTCAAAATTCTTACAGTGCACCACAAACAATAGAAGTACTCCAATTAAtacaaaagataaaataatagaagctTCGATACATTTGCCTGCTTCATTATTAGAACACTCACAAGAAATCATTACTCATCAGTTAATGATATCTGCatatagcaataataaattatttcctattAGTGATAACATCCAAAGTGACTTtcctaataacaataataatatggaCATTACATCGTGTGTTATTGGAAGCAAATTAT tTGGAATATCGGTCAAAAATTTAACTGAACCTGTATATGTCATGTTAAGAATTCCGACGTATTATTATTCTGCAAAGAGATTGCAGCCCATGGTCTGGGATGAAACACTTGATAAATCAGGTGGCTGGACGAGCGATGGTTGTCATTTAAGAAgcgaattaaacaatttaatattatttcattgcaatCGATTAGGATATTATGGACTTCTACaagatatttcttttctcgatAGAAGCGCCAATAg tttGCTTGgagcaaaatttaaatactcaAATCCTGCGATATATATTGGAAGTACTGtgacaataatatgtttaattattatctttgtaacatatattatttgttacacgTCTATTGCTATGCCAAAAAAAGCAAAACACTGTGTTATCAACACTTGGTTCGCTGTAGcattgttaacattttcttataCCGTCGGCATTCATCAGACAGAAAACATCCAGATTTGTCAAGGAGTTGGATTAACACTTCACTACTTATCTTTGTGTTGTCTACTATGGATGGCGGCAACTGCCAG caaTATGTACAATCAGTTTTCTAAACCAGATCTCGAAGATATTCAAAATACTGAATTGTCAGATGAACCAATACCAAAACCATTACTAG ATGTGACTGCTCAATCATTCGAAGGTACGCAAGGCACAGAAAACATggatttagaattattagaacCAAGCACGAATCTGCCTATAAATAGAAACAGCATGCACAGTGCGCCAGTATCGTCTGATATTGTAGATTCTGAACACACTCAAATAGGACAATTAAAAGgtcaaattgttatatttattttatatttaatatcatggTTCTCTGCTGCAGCAGCGACTGCGAAGCCATTCAGCTCATACATGTTGTTCGATGAAatcatattttccattttatattctctttTTTCAAGTTCGCTTGGtatttttctactatttttttatgGAATTGTAAGAAACGATGTTAAATCAGAGTGGTTGAAGATGAGTTGCTGGTTGCAAAAGCGGAAAAACCGGTGTTGCAGAACAAGAAGCATTTCTGATACGAACCCGGTAATACCAACGCATCCTCTAGCACAGCATTTGGTGCCACCGTTATCTAATTCTCAGGCAATTCAAGTAACATCTGACTCGAATTCTATTAATTCGTCGAGGTGTACGAATAGATCTCAAACGTGTAATGCATTTAAATTTACAGACGCTTTAAGCAATCGAGAATCTTTACCCGACGTTAGAAAAATGGCTAACGTAAATTTAGTTGTATTACACCGTCAACAATATAGATCTAATAATTCTGTTACAACGTATACTGAACCGACTTGTGtcgaaatgttttataatcCGCATCAAAGTGGTGTTGCTAGAAAGTTCTTTAGAAAGCAACGCCGTCATacaaagaataataatctTGGACCTAGAAAACAAGGTGATGGCGGTGCTACTAGTGACGCTGGCAGTTGTATGTCTGCACCGCGATCTAATGCGAAATTAGATAATAGTATAGGTCAAACTATTCTAAGTACTAGtgcgaaagtaaataatacaaatatccATGTCGAATTGAATCCAATAACGGATTCCAAGAACGTTAATATTCTCTCGGATAGCGGTGGCAGTATGTCAGAAGAGAGAAATGTTCCAATGCGGTTTGTTATTGGTCAAGAGAGTCTTCTTCGAaatgtcaataaaattaacaacaatTGCAGATTGCAAAAGACTACATCACATGAGTCGGACGTAGATGTTAAAAGCGATGAAGAAAAACACCTGCGAAATGTTTCGCAACAATGTAGTTTAGAATACAGCTCTGAAATAGAATCTGCTACTCAAATGACCAGCGAAAAGAGTGATCATAATTTACcagaaatttatgaaatcgcAGAAACGGTTGTagaagacaattttataagaaaacgATGTCAAAGCATGAATGAATCTCACGAAACAAGACAACGGCACTCAAAAAGTAACTTACAACTTTTATCTCATTCTAATAGTATGTTCTGTCTTCCAGTAGACACTGCAAAACCTTTAAgaagtaattattgtaactcacTAAATGACATCGCATCTTTGGCTAATTCAAAGAATTCTGAGCAATcgaaatcattattaataaacgcacAATGTACTGAAAACTCAATTTTGCTTAATCGGGTTTCTGTTTCACGAAAATCACTTAATCAatgtgaattattttctgaaaaaaagtACTCCAATAGTGAAAGTACGCCTAACTTAGAGCAAGCATTGAAATTAAGGTATGAATCTTTAATAAACGCTGAATGCGTCTCTAATGCGTGCACAAAGGAATACAATTCTTGTTTTCCTACTGAAATCACGTTATCTAACAAAAATCACACTAATGTGCCACAAGAGTCTAAAGAAAAGACTATCAACTGTTTAACTGACACTAGATCACTTATATCAAGTCCTTgcaatattgtaaaaaattttgacTCCAATAGTGAATTAGaaaatgtaaacaaaaatacaaactTAAATAGTATACAACAGACTGAGatcagtaaattttatttaaaaaatcagaacATTTATCTACAAGTTGCTAAGAAGGAAACaagcgtttaa
- the Remo gene encoding remoulade isoform X5, whose product MMRIALVFLILTQARGKTVQTCPQYCTCKLGAQAEWLRVKCSNELQDIKNINFDSVSLELVQLDLSKNNIFDIDVDIFKNLTNLKRLDLSQNNITHIGEGCFNGLGNLERLDLSENQILSIDAYAFRKLSNLKRLDLSRNNISVMISSLFHDLLALEHLKLNENKLISLKEGTFYRLKSLKQLDLSGNPWKCDCELYWFSDWVHKSSVKLINAPKCTSPENIKGEFVKKLRYSENIQCQWAPPTIELRPIQNQVVFAGDSLTLKCRAPSITEDKNAKLSWLWYPNTTTNVVDLNAFSDPQKSLSNIKVDNRYLKDSGIVDSSLSIISVKEEHNGQWNCLLLSVNGNRTKSIIVIVISDQTRYCPLAVTKSNKGVYTWPKTVIGWRAELPCEGNHFSGSMQMPSKAFYHCNNTGYWEGLNTELCPYISQTTKSLEQFSKANLSLAKINLLETAKKFKNYTGQDIKVTDPIEVNFITQTIEKYLNFLVEEKDLGTILLDIVSSVSNLPKIILKRAEISFKSCTRLIKTVEKIVQFTPSIQSFRKNMALEEFKIKRNSFSGLICTWYTNVAFVGDSDSKFLQCTTNNRSTPINTKDKIIEASIHLPASLLEHSQEIITHQLMISAYSNNKLFPISDNIQSDFPNNNNNMDITSCVIGSKLFGISVKNLTEPVYVMLRIPTYYYSAKRLQPMVWDETLDKSGGWTSDGCHLRSELNNLILFHCNRLGYYGLLQDISFLDRSANSLLGAKFKYSNPAIYIGSTVTIICLIIIFVTYIICYTSIAMPKKAKHCVINTWFAVALLTFSYTVGIHQTENIQICQGVGLTLHYLSLCCLLWMAATASNMYNQFSKPDLEDIQNTELSDEPIPKPLLGIYLVGWGIAMIICGISGAINLQEYAGHSYCFLTSGPALAALFLPAAILIVYLIIFYLLIKCALQNEDVTAQSFEVRLVFFYYFFMEL is encoded by the exons ATGATGAGAATTGCACTtgtgtttttaatattgaccCAAGCAAGAGGAAAAACAGTACAAACATGTCCACAATATTGTACCTGCAAACTGGGTGCACAAGCAGAATGGTTACGTGTTAAATGTAGCAATGAATTGCaggatattaaaaacattaattttgacaGCGTCAGTTTGGAATTGGTGCAATT gGATttgagtaaaaataatatttttgacattgatgttgatatttttaaaaacttaacAAACCTTAAACGTTTGGATTTATCACAAAACAACATAACTCATATTGGTGAAGGTTGTTTCAATGGTCTTGGAAATTTAGAAAGACT agATTTAAGTGAGAACCAAATCTTATCCATAGATGCTTAtgcatttcgaaaattatccAATTTAAAAAGACT tgATTTATCAAGAAACAACATAAGTGTCATGATATCATCATTATTTCATGATTTACTGGCTTTAGAACATTT gaaattaaatgaaaataagttAATATCGTTGAAGGAAGGCACTTTTTATCGTCTTAAGTCCTTAAAACAATT AGATCTCTCTGGTAATCCATGGAAATGTGATTGTGAATTATACTGGTTTAGTGATTGGGTTCACAAGAGTTCtgttaaattaat TAATGCTCCAAAATGTACATCtcctgaaaatattaaaggagAATTCGTAAAAAAGTTAAGATActcagaaaatattcaatgccAATGGGCACCTCCTACAATAGAACTTCGACCTATCCAAAATCAAGTCGTTTTTGCTGGAGATTCATTGACTTTAAAGTGTAGAGCTCCAAGTATCACAGAggataaaaatgcaaaattgaGTTGGCTATGGTATCCTAACACTACTACCAATGTTGTGGatttaaatgcattttcaGATCCTCAAAAAAgtttatctaatattaaagTTGATAATCGATATCTTAAAGACAGTGGAATAGTAGAcag TTCACTAAGTATTATTTCAGTTAAAGAAGAACATAATGGGCAGTGGAATTGTTTATTACTTTCAGTGAATGGAAATAGAACGAAATCAATTATTGTGATCGTTATTTCTGATCAAACTCGTTATTGTCCTCTAGCAG TAACTAAGAGCAATAAGGGTGTTTACACATGGCCAAAAACTGTGATTGGATGGAGAGCAGAATTGCCATGCGAAGGCAATCATTTCTCAGGCTCAATGCAAATGCCATCAAAAGCGTTTTATCACTGCAACAACACGGGATATTGGGAAGGCCTAAACACAGAACTGTGTCCTTATATATCCCAAACAACGAAAAGcttagaacaattttctaaagcTAATCTTTCTCTTgcaaagattaatttattggaaactgccaaaaaatttaaaaattacacagGACAAGACATAAAAGTAACCGATCCTATtgaagtaaattttataactcaaaccatagagaaatatttgaactttttagttGAAGAAAAAGATCTTGGAACTATATTACTTGATATTGTCAGTTCTGTGAGTAATTTGccaaaaatcatattaaaacgagccgaaatttcattcaagtCATGTACAAGGCTAATAAAAACAGTGGAAAAAATAGTGCAATTTACTCCATCAATACAATCGTTcagaaaaaatatggctttagaagaatttaagataAAACGCAACAGCTTTTCTGGATTGATATGTACATGGTACACTAATGTTGCTTTTGTTGGCGACTCGGACTCAAAATTCTTACAGTGCACCACAAACAATAGAAGTACTCCAATTAAtacaaaagataaaataatagaagctTCGATACATTTGCCTGCTTCATTATTAGAACACTCACAAGAAATCATTACTCATCAGTTAATGATATCTGCatatagcaataataaattatttcctattAGTGATAACATCCAAAGTGACTTtcctaataacaataataatatggaCATTACATCGTGTGTTATTGGAAGCAAATTAT tTGGAATATCGGTCAAAAATTTAACTGAACCTGTATATGTCATGTTAAGAATTCCGACGTATTATTATTCTGCAAAGAGATTGCAGCCCATGGTCTGGGATGAAACACTTGATAAATCAGGTGGCTGGACGAGCGATGGTTGTCATTTAAGAAgcgaattaaacaatttaatattatttcattgcaatCGATTAGGATATTATGGACTTCTACaagatatttcttttctcgatAGAAGCGCCAATAg tttGCTTGgagcaaaatttaaatactcaAATCCTGCGATATATATTGGAAGTACTGtgacaataatatgtttaattattatctttgtaacatatattatttgttacacgTCTATTGCTATGCCAAAAAAAGCAAAACACTGTGTTATCAACACTTGGTTCGCTGTAGcattgttaacattttcttataCCGTCGGCATTCATCAGACAGAAAACATCCAGATTTGTCAAGGAGTTGGATTAACACTTCACTACTTATCTTTGTGTTGTCTACTATGGATGGCGGCAACTGCCAG caaTATGTACAATCAGTTTTCTAAACCAGATCTCGAAGATATTCAAAATACTGAATTGTCAGATGAACCAATACCAAAACCATTACTAGGTATTTATTTAGTTGGCTGGGGTATAGCTATGATAATTTGTGGTATATCTGGAGCAATAAATCTGCAAGAATACGCAGGACATTCTTATTGCTTTCTTACATCGGGTCCTGCTCTTGCTGCATTATTCCTTCCAGCAGCAATTTTGAttgtgtatttaattattttttatttacttattaaatgTGCACTTCAAAATGAAGATGTGACTGCTCAATCATTCGAAG TTCGCTTGGtatttttctactatttttttatgGAATTGTAA
- the Remo gene encoding remoulade isoform X4 has protein sequence MMRIALVFLILTQARGKTVQTCPQYCTCKLGAQAEWLRVKCSNELQDIKNINFDSVSLELVQLDLSKNNIFDIDVDIFKNLTNLKRLDLSQNNITHIGEGCFNGLGNLERLDLSENQILSIDAYAFRKLSNLKRLDLSRNNISVMISSLFHDLLALEHLKLNENKLISLKEGTFYRLKSLKQLDLSGNPWKCDCELYWFSDWVHKSSVKLINAPKCTSPENIKGEFVKKLRYSENIQCQWAPPTIELRPIQNQVVFAGDSLTLKCRAPSITEDKNAKLSWLWYPNTTTNVVDLNAFSDPQKSLSNIKVDNRYLKDSGIVDSSLSIISVKEEHNGQWNCLLLSVNGNRTKSIIVIVISDQTRYCPLAVTKSNKGVYTWPKTVIGWRAELPCEGNHFSGSMQMPSKAFYHCNNTGYWEGLNTELCPYISQTTKSLEQFSKANLSLAKINLLETAKKFKNYTGQDIKVTDPIEVNFITQTIEKYLNFLVEEKDLGTILLDIVSSVSNLPKIILKRAEISFKSCTRLIKTVEKIVQFTPSIQSFRKNMALEEFKIKRNSFSGLICTWYTNVAFVGDSDSKFLQCTTNNRSTPINTKDKIIEASIHLPASLLEHSQEIITHQLMISAYSNNKLFPISDNIQSDFPNNNNNMDITSCVIGSKLFGISVKNLTEPVYVMLRIPTYYYSAKRLQPMVWDETLDKSGGWTSDGCHLRSELNNLILFHCNRLGYYGLLQDISFLDRSANSLLGAKFKYSNPAIYIGSTVTIICLIIIFVTYIICYTSIAMPKKAKHCVINTWFAVALLTFSYTVGIHQTENIQICQGVGLTLHYLSLCCLLWMAATASNMYNQFSKPDLEDIQNTELSDEPIPKPLLGIYLVGWGIAMIICGISGAINLQEYAGHSYCFLTSGPALAALFLPAAILIVYLIIFYLLIKCALQNEDVTAQSFEGTQGTENMDLELLEPSTNLPINRNSMHSAPVSSDIVDSEHTQIGQLKGQIVIFILYLISWFSAAAATAKPFSSYMLFDEIIFSILYSLFSSSLGIFLLFFYGIVRNDVKSEWLKMSCWLQKRKNRCCRTRSISDTNPVIPTHPLAQHLVPPLSNSQAIQTL, from the exons ATGATGAGAATTGCACTtgtgtttttaatattgaccCAAGCAAGAGGAAAAACAGTACAAACATGTCCACAATATTGTACCTGCAAACTGGGTGCACAAGCAGAATGGTTACGTGTTAAATGTAGCAATGAATTGCaggatattaaaaacattaattttgacaGCGTCAGTTTGGAATTGGTGCAATT gGATttgagtaaaaataatatttttgacattgatgttgatatttttaaaaacttaacAAACCTTAAACGTTTGGATTTATCACAAAACAACATAACTCATATTGGTGAAGGTTGTTTCAATGGTCTTGGAAATTTAGAAAGACT agATTTAAGTGAGAACCAAATCTTATCCATAGATGCTTAtgcatttcgaaaattatccAATTTAAAAAGACT tgATTTATCAAGAAACAACATAAGTGTCATGATATCATCATTATTTCATGATTTACTGGCTTTAGAACATTT gaaattaaatgaaaataagttAATATCGTTGAAGGAAGGCACTTTTTATCGTCTTAAGTCCTTAAAACAATT AGATCTCTCTGGTAATCCATGGAAATGTGATTGTGAATTATACTGGTTTAGTGATTGGGTTCACAAGAGTTCtgttaaattaat TAATGCTCCAAAATGTACATCtcctgaaaatattaaaggagAATTCGTAAAAAAGTTAAGATActcagaaaatattcaatgccAATGGGCACCTCCTACAATAGAACTTCGACCTATCCAAAATCAAGTCGTTTTTGCTGGAGATTCATTGACTTTAAAGTGTAGAGCTCCAAGTATCACAGAggataaaaatgcaaaattgaGTTGGCTATGGTATCCTAACACTACTACCAATGTTGTGGatttaaatgcattttcaGATCCTCAAAAAAgtttatctaatattaaagTTGATAATCGATATCTTAAAGACAGTGGAATAGTAGAcag TTCACTAAGTATTATTTCAGTTAAAGAAGAACATAATGGGCAGTGGAATTGTTTATTACTTTCAGTGAATGGAAATAGAACGAAATCAATTATTGTGATCGTTATTTCTGATCAAACTCGTTATTGTCCTCTAGCAG TAACTAAGAGCAATAAGGGTGTTTACACATGGCCAAAAACTGTGATTGGATGGAGAGCAGAATTGCCATGCGAAGGCAATCATTTCTCAGGCTCAATGCAAATGCCATCAAAAGCGTTTTATCACTGCAACAACACGGGATATTGGGAAGGCCTAAACACAGAACTGTGTCCTTATATATCCCAAACAACGAAAAGcttagaacaattttctaaagcTAATCTTTCTCTTgcaaagattaatttattggaaactgccaaaaaatttaaaaattacacagGACAAGACATAAAAGTAACCGATCCTATtgaagtaaattttataactcaaaccatagagaaatatttgaactttttagttGAAGAAAAAGATCTTGGAACTATATTACTTGATATTGTCAGTTCTGTGAGTAATTTGccaaaaatcatattaaaacgagccgaaatttcattcaagtCATGTACAAGGCTAATAAAAACAGTGGAAAAAATAGTGCAATTTACTCCATCAATACAATCGTTcagaaaaaatatggctttagaagaatttaagataAAACGCAACAGCTTTTCTGGATTGATATGTACATGGTACACTAATGTTGCTTTTGTTGGCGACTCGGACTCAAAATTCTTACAGTGCACCACAAACAATAGAAGTACTCCAATTAAtacaaaagataaaataatagaagctTCGATACATTTGCCTGCTTCATTATTAGAACACTCACAAGAAATCATTACTCATCAGTTAATGATATCTGCatatagcaataataaattatttcctattAGTGATAACATCCAAAGTGACTTtcctaataacaataataatatggaCATTACATCGTGTGTTATTGGAAGCAAATTAT tTGGAATATCGGTCAAAAATTTAACTGAACCTGTATATGTCATGTTAAGAATTCCGACGTATTATTATTCTGCAAAGAGATTGCAGCCCATGGTCTGGGATGAAACACTTGATAAATCAGGTGGCTGGACGAGCGATGGTTGTCATTTAAGAAgcgaattaaacaatttaatattatttcattgcaatCGATTAGGATATTATGGACTTCTACaagatatttcttttctcgatAGAAGCGCCAATAg tttGCTTGgagcaaaatttaaatactcaAATCCTGCGATATATATTGGAAGTACTGtgacaataatatgtttaattattatctttgtaacatatattatttgttacacgTCTATTGCTATGCCAAAAAAAGCAAAACACTGTGTTATCAACACTTGGTTCGCTGTAGcattgttaacattttcttataCCGTCGGCATTCATCAGACAGAAAACATCCAGATTTGTCAAGGAGTTGGATTAACACTTCACTACTTATCTTTGTGTTGTCTACTATGGATGGCGGCAACTGCCAG caaTATGTACAATCAGTTTTCTAAACCAGATCTCGAAGATATTCAAAATACTGAATTGTCAGATGAACCAATACCAAAACCATTACTAGGTATTTATTTAGTTGGCTGGGGTATAGCTATGATAATTTGTGGTATATCTGGAGCAATAAATCTGCAAGAATACGCAGGACATTCTTATTGCTTTCTTACATCGGGTCCTGCTCTTGCTGCATTATTCCTTCCAGCAGCAATTTTGAttgtgtatttaattattttttatttacttattaaatgTGCACTTCAAAATGAAGATGTGACTGCTCAATCATTCGAAGGTACGCAAGGCACAGAAAACATggatttagaattattagaacCAAGCACGAATCTGCCTATAAATAGAAACAGCATGCACAGTGCGCCAGTATCGTCTGATATTGTAGATTCTGAACACACTCAAATAGGACAATTAAAAGgtcaaattgttatatttattttatatttaatatcatggTTCTCTGCTGCAGCAGCGACTGCGAAGCCATTCAGCTCATACATGTTGTTCGATGAAatcatattttccattttatattctctttTTTCAAGTTCGCTTGGtatttttctactatttttttatgGAATTGTAAGAAACGATGTTAAATCAGAGTGGTTGAAGATGAGTTGCTGGTTGCAAAAGCGGAAAAACCGGTGTTGCAGAACAAGAAGCATTTCTGATACGAACCCGGTAATACCAACGCATCCTCTAGCACAGCATTTGGTGCCACCGTTATCTAATTCTCAGGCAATTCAA ACGCTTTAA